The following are encoded together in the Lactuca sativa cultivar Salinas chromosome 1, Lsat_Salinas_v11, whole genome shotgun sequence genome:
- the LOC111921415 gene encoding eukaryotic translation initiation factor 4G, which produces MSVNQSKGDKNEPQQYRRVGRSGNSSLPRNYSGGGGKGGGGGGGGGSNTAPPSSSSYSSQRSFKKTNNHAQGVQPRVNTPITNSNSDLSNSSTPGGASVTNGAHLQPPARGAPGAPSTGATPKPSETPIQKNTNTPGLPKAPPQGNTAVPSSDVTGPSTPTKGPADASRAFQLQFGSISPGIMNVMQIPARTSSAPPNFDEQKQAQARVDSLKANKLPTPSIPKQRKDDVSVSVSVVQSNAPEIHHSIPKPKKENQTLSTHSTPQKLPGPPIPGVSMQMPFHHSPIHVPYPTPNPQMQSQGMPNMPLPMPLPMGNPPQQVFVTHHPMQPQGIIHQGQGINFSSPQMPPQLANMAIGVGQHYQSPPPPPTGKLGGHRKTVKITHPDTHEELRLDKGSTPPRPHLPHGSQPLPSFPPGHPMNFYSNSFNPNPIFFQPPNNSQTQPQPQTQTNSGSQPPRFYNQVTVKPAANVVVHEKVSVSESSLLGSVPVNDKNDKNDLPKRSERTHVEASVLLSQKEPEVKPSNASFGSFQSENSTNLVSSVEDLAPLVKDEQIKPEMKIGEQLDTPSSSSSEALKSTPVMEVNEEVSETTDKVVAVDVAANATGGFLGGSGEEGVNSSEKIVIETNLETPLKNQDPKVESLESKEQEKDSIFPTNEPEDTKINDDQILKSDIQVDISVSTPEEDMGKSENSVPSMDPSLPDSAKTKGNLGISNTNTNTNTSKSKKKRRDILKFADAQGTTSDLYMAYKGPEEKKETPCSETLEEASSIPQNQDIDEKEKHVNKFEPDDWEDAADISTPKLETIENEGLSKKYSRDFLLKFSEQCNELPLGFELTPDIAEAVMSNLAAREPRAAARTLDRRPSNVGHDDRWSKGQTGVNFTGNVPGFRPVHGGVLRNPRAQPVFSGGILAGPLQSPGVMQRNNSDSDRWQRVSGGNNQRGLIPSPNTPMQVMHKAERKYEVGKVTDEEQAKQRQLKGILNKLTPQNFEKLFEQVKQVNIDNANTLSGVINQIFDKALMEPTFCEMYANFCSRLSVELPDFSEDNEKITFKRLLLNKCQEEFERGEREEQEANRTEEEGEVKQTEEEREEKRVKARRRMLGNIRLIGELYKKKMLTERIMHECIKKLLGQYQSQNQNPDEEDIESLCKLMSTIGVMIDHPRAKEHIDVYFDTMLRLSNNMKLSSRVRFMLKDVIDLRKNKWQQRRKIEGPKKIDEVHRDAAQERHAQSTRLARGPSFNSSTRRVGPGPGQNLGHNPGQGHLLPSPNSGFRGMGPGRGYNQDARFDFENRTLSIPLRPMSENDGITLGPQGGLARGMSVRGHPNHHHQPEPSPSPSPSPRVPVGPNGSSQPGYDSPSARVWVPAPVQDKVWPAERLRDMSMEAIKEFYSARDEKEVAMCVKELNAPSFYPSMISIWVNDSFERKEVDRDSLAKLLVNLGKSQDGILNQESLVRGLESVLGALEDSVNDAPKAAEYLGRIIGRMLIGNVVPYKEVWRLIYEGGEEPGRLVEVGLAAEVVGVILEMIESEKGNQFLNGIRKESNLRVEEFRPSNSKKALRIDKFV; this is translated from the exons ATGTCCGTCAATCAATCGAAGGGTGACAAGAACGAGCCGCAGCAGTACAGAAGAGTAGGTCGATCCGGTAACTCATCCTTGCCAAGGAACTACTCCGGTGGTGGTGGGAAGGGCGGCGGCGGCGGCGGAGGAGGAGGAAGTAACACCGCCCCGCCATCCTCCTCCTCTTATTCTTCGCAGAGAAG CTTTAAGAAGACGAATAACCATGCTCAAGGAGTACAACCTAGGGTAAACACCCCGATTACAAATTCAAATTCGGATTTGTCGAATTCTTCTACTCCCGGAGGCGCTAGTGTAACCAATGGCGCACATTTACAACCGCCGGCACGAG GTGCACCTGGTGCTCCATCTACAGGAGCTACTCCAAAGCCATCTGAAACACCAATTCAGAAGAACACCAACACCCCCGGCCTCCCAAAGGCTCCTCCACAGGGTAACACAGCTGTTCCCAGTTCTGATGTTACTGGTCCTTCAACTCCAACAAAAG GTCCTGCAGATGCTTCTAGGGCATTTCAACTTCAATTTGGATCAATCAGTCCTGGTATCATGAATGTAATGCAG aTACCCGCTCGAACTAGCTCTGCCCCACCAAATTTTGATGAACAGAAACAAGCTCAAGCTCGTGTTGATTCCTTAAAAGCTAATAAACTTCCAACTCCATCAATCCCAAAACAAAGAAAAGATGATGTTTCTGTTTCTGTTTCTGTTGTTCAAAGTAATGCCCCTGAGATTCATCATTCTATTCCAAAACCTAAAAAAGAAAACCAAACTTTATCTACCCATTCTACCCCTCAAAAGCTGCCAGGTCCACCAATCCCTGGTGTTTCAATGCAAATGCCATTTCACCATTCTCCAATACACGTCCCTTACCCTACTCCAAATCCCCAAATGCAATCACAAGGAATGCCAAATATGCCCCTCCCAATGCCCTTACCAATGGGGAATCCACCACAACAAGTATTCGTGACACATCATCCAATGCAGCCACAAGGGATCATCCATCAAGGTCAAGGTATCAACTTTTCTTCTCCACAAATGCCACCTCAGCTTGCCAACATGGCAATTGGTGTTGGACAACATTAccagtcaccaccaccaccacccaccggAAAACTCGGTGGTCACCGGAAAACCGTGAAAATCACACACCCTGACACTCATGAAGAGCTCAGACTTGATAAAGGGTCAACCCCCCCTAGGCCCCACCTCCCTCATGGGTCCCAGCCTCTTCCTTCTTTTCCACCTGGACACCCCATGAATTTCTATTCTAACTCTTTTAACCCTAACCCTATTTTCTTCCAACCACCTAATAATTCACAAACACAACCACAACCACAAACACAAACAAATAGTGGATCTCAGCCACCTAGGTTTTATAATCAGGTGACAGTGAAACCAGCTGCTAATGTTGTAGTACATGAAAAGGTTAGTGTTAGTGAGTCATCTTTGTTAGGTAGTGTACCTGTTAATgacaaaaatgacaaaaatgacCTCCCCAAAAGAAGTGAAAGAACACATGTGGAAGCTTCTGTTCTTCTTTCTCAAAAGGAACCTGAAGTTAAACCATCTAATGCCTCTTTTGGCTCTTTCCAATCTGAGAATTCAACAAATTTGGTTTCTTCTGTTGAGGATTTGGCCCCACTTGTTAAAGATGAACAGATAAAGCCAGAAATGAAG ATAGGTGAACAGTTGGATACTCCTTCAAGCTCTTCTTCAGAAGCATTAAAGTCAACTCCTGTAATGGAAGTCAACGAGGAGGTTTCAGAAACCACCGATAAAGTGGTGGCTGTGGATGTTGCCGCCAATGCCACTGGCGGGTTTTTAGGTGGTAGTGGTGAAGAAGGGGTAAACTCCAGTGAAAAAATTGTGATCGAGACAAATCTTGAAACCCCCCTTAAAAATCAAGATCCAAAGGTCGAATCTTTGGAGTCAAAAGAACAAGAAAAAGATTCGATTTTTCCCACCAATGAGCCCGAGGACACTAAAATCAATGATGATCAAATCTTGAAATCAGATATTCAAGTTGATATTTCCGTTTCTACCCCTGAAGAGGATATGGGGAAGAGTGAAAACTCAGTGCCTTCAATGGATCCATCCTTACCTGATTCCGCAAAGACCAAGGGCAATTTGGGTATTTCAAATACAAATACCAACACAAACACATCTaaatcaaaaaagaaaagaagGGATATTTTGAAATTTGCAGATGCTCAAGGGACAACTTCTGATCTTTACATGGCATACAAAGGTccagaagaaaagaaagaaacccCATGTtctgaaaccctagaagaagccTCTTCAATACCTCAAAATCAAGATATTGATGAAAAAGAAAAACATGTCAACAAATTTGAACCTGATGATTGGGAAGATGCTGCGGACATTTCTACCCCTAAGCTTGAAACAATTGAGAATGAAGGATTATCCAAAAAGTACTCAAGAGATTTCTTACTAAAATTCTCTGAACAATGTAATGAACTCCCTCTAGGGTTTGAGCTCACACCCGATATAGCCGAGGCGGTGATGTCAAATCTTGCTGCCCGGGAACCTCGGGCAGCTGCCCGGACACTTGACCGCCGCCCGAGTAATGTCGGGCATGATGACCGGTGGAGTAAAGGGCAAACGGGTGTGAACTTCACCGGAAATGTCCCGGGATTTAGGCCGGTTCATGGCGGTGTTTTGAGAAACCCGCGGGCTCAGCCGGTGTTTTCCGGCGGGATCTTGGCGGGCCCGTTGCAGTCGCCAGGTGTCATGCAAAGGAACAACTCTGATTCGGACAGGTGGCAGCGTGTGAGTGGTGGGAATAATCAAAGAGGGTTAATCCCGTCTCCAAACACTCCAATGCAAGTGATGCATAAAGCTGAGAGAAAATACGAAGTGGGAAAAGTAACAGATGAAGAACAAGCTAAACAAAGACAATTAAAGGGAATTTTGAACAAATTAACACCTCAAAACTTCGAGAAGCTTTTTGAACAAGTCAAACAAGTCAACATTGACAATGCGAACACTTTATCGGGTGTAATTAATCAGATTTTTGATAAAGCGTTAATGGAGCCCACTTTTTGCGAAATGTACGCTAACTTTTGTTCAAGGCTTTCTGTCGAATTACCGGATTTTAGTGAAGATAATGAGAAAATCACTTTTAAAAGATTACTTTTGAATAAATGTCAAGAGGAATTTGAACGAGGTGAACGTGAAGAACAAGAGGCGAATAGAACTGAAGAAGAAGGTGAAGTGAAACAAACCgaagaggagagagaagagaagagagtGAAAGCGAGAAGACGAATGTTGGGGAATATAAGATTAATCGgtgaattatataaaaaaaaaatgttgactGAAAGAATAATGCACGAATGTATAAAGAAGCTATTAGGTCAATATCAAAGTCAAAATCAGAATCCCGATGAAGAAGATATCGAATCATTATGCAAATTAATGAGCACAATTGGAGTAATGATAGATCATCCACGTGCTAAAGAACACATCGACGTGTATTTTGACACAATGTTGAGATTATCAAACAACATGAAACTTTCTTCACGTGTCAGATTCATGTTAAAAGACGTAATTGATTTAAGAAAAAACAAATGGCAACAAAGAAGAAAAATCGAAGGCCCAAAAAAAATCGATGAAGTACACCGAGACGCAGCCCAAGAACGACATGCCCAGTCCACCCGTTTGGCCCGCGGGCCGAGTTTCAACTCTTCCACCCGCCGGGTCGGACCCGGTCCGGGTCAGAATCTGGGTCATAACCCGGGTCAAGGCCATTTGTTACCGTCTCCGAATTCGGGTTTTCGCGGGATGGGTCCGGGTCGCGGGTATAACCAAGATGCGAGATTTGATTTTGAAAACCGGACTTTGTCGATTCCGTTGAGACCGATGAGTGAAAATGATGGAATTACCCTTGGCCCACAAGGTGGGTTAGCTAGAGGGATGTCGGTTAGAGGTCaccctaaccaccaccaccaacccgAACCGAGTCCGAGTCCGAGTCCGAGTCCGCGGGTCCCGGTTGGTCCGAACGGGTCGAGTCAACCGGGTTATGACTCGCCGTCGGCTCGAGTGTGGGTCCCGGCTCCGGTTCAAGATAAGGTGTGGCCGGCAGAACGGTTACGTGATATGTCAATGGAGGCGATTAAAGAGTTTTATAG TGCGAGAGATGAGAAGGAAGTGGCGATGTGTGTAAAGGAATTGAATGCACCGAGTTTTTACCCTTCGATGATATCGATTTGGGTGAATGATTCTTTCGAGAGGAAAGAAGTGGATCGGGATTCACTCGCTAAGCTTCTTGTGAATCTTGGAAAATCTCAAGATGGAATACTAAATCAAGAATCACTTGTTCGAGG ATTGGAATCGGTTCTTGGAGCGTTAGAAGACTCGGTGAATGATGCTCCGAAGGCAGCGGAATATCTTGGGAGGATCATCGGGAGGATGCTCATAGGAAATGTGGTCCCGTATAAGGAGGTGTGGCGGCTGATATACGAAGGGGGGGAGGAGCCAGGGCGGCTGGTGGAGGTGGGACTGGCGGCGGAGGTGGTGGGGGTGATTTTGGAGATGATTGAATCGGAAAAAGGGAATCAGTTTTTGAATGGGATTCGGAAAGAGTCTAATCTTCGTGTGGAGGAGTTTCGGCCTTCAAATAGTAAAAAAGCGTTGAGAATAGATAAGTTTGTTTAG